Proteins from a genomic interval of Bradyrhizobium sp. G127:
- a CDS encoding AEC family transporter — protein MIDILNLALPYFGLIFIGYACGKYKRLPEAGLEWMNFFLLYVSLPALFFRTLARTPLEELNNPPFVIATTLATASAFFLSMFGTKLFAKLSMRESAMAGLGGGYGNIGYMGPGLALATLGAKANAPVALIFCFDTIFLFTTVPLLMVLTDGERRPLLPTLRLVARQILLHPLIVASYFGVAVAAFHVPVPVGLDNMFQFLQSAAAPVALFALGVTVALRPFERVPWEVPGVIAVKLIAHPLIVFGLLILLGPFPPEWAATALLLASLPPALNVFVIARQYNTWIEPASTLVLVGTFVSVVTLTSVMWMIKTGAIVFP, from the coding sequence ATGATCGATATTCTGAATCTTGCATTGCCCTATTTCGGGCTGATCTTCATCGGCTACGCCTGCGGCAAGTATAAGCGCCTGCCCGAAGCGGGGCTGGAGTGGATGAACTTTTTCCTGCTCTACGTCTCGCTGCCGGCGCTGTTCTTTCGGACCCTCGCGAGGACGCCGCTCGAGGAATTGAACAATCCGCCGTTCGTGATCGCCACCACGCTCGCGACCGCGAGCGCGTTCTTTCTGTCCATGTTCGGCACAAAGCTGTTCGCGAAGCTCTCGATGCGCGAGTCCGCGATGGCGGGGCTGGGCGGCGGTTATGGCAACATCGGCTATATGGGGCCGGGGCTTGCGCTGGCGACGCTGGGCGCGAAAGCGAACGCGCCGGTCGCGCTGATTTTCTGCTTCGATACGATCTTCCTGTTCACGACCGTGCCGCTACTGATGGTGCTGACCGACGGCGAGCGACGGCCGTTGCTGCCCACGCTGAGGCTGGTCGCGAGACAAATCCTGCTGCATCCGCTGATCGTGGCGTCGTATTTTGGGGTGGCGGTGGCGGCGTTCCATGTGCCGGTGCCGGTCGGACTCGACAACATGTTCCAGTTTCTGCAAAGCGCGGCCGCGCCGGTTGCGCTGTTCGCGCTCGGCGTCACGGTTGCGCTGCGCCCCTTCGAGCGGGTGCCATGGGAAGTGCCCGGCGTGATCGCGGTCAAGTTGATCGCGCATCCGCTGATCGTGTTCGGATTGCTGATCCTGCTCGGACCGTTCCCGCCGGAATGGGCGGCAACAGCGCTGCTACTGGCGTCACTGCCGCCCGCTCTGAACGTGTTCGTGATCGCGCGTCAATATAACACTTGGATCGAGCCGGCCTCGACACTGGTGCTGGTCGGCACCTTCGTGTCGGTCGTGACCCTGACCAGTGTGATGTGGATGATCAAGACCGGTGCGATCGTGTTTCCCTGA
- a CDS encoding invasion associated locus B family protein — MNFRILAAQASPRSRVFAAMTAGAFLAATTISGAFAQTPAPAPGAPAPKAAPKAAPKAAPKAPAPAAQAPAGAPQQAPADQQVQLIYQPWTKFCMKGQDANAKQVCFTGKDGRIESGQPVVAAVIIEPEGEPKKLLRVTLPLGMQLVHGTRIIVDQNAPAQSPYVICFANGCMSDYEVTPELLANMKKGQNLVVQAINANGAPLTLALPLAEFAKAYDGPPTDPKVFEETQKKLQEELQKRAAEARQKLENAAPAANPAAK, encoded by the coding sequence ATGAATTTCCGTATCTTGGCCGCGCAGGCCTCGCCGCGCAGCCGGGTGTTTGCCGCCATGACCGCCGGTGCCTTTTTGGCTGCCACGACCATTTCCGGCGCTTTCGCCCAGACCCCCGCGCCAGCTCCCGGCGCACCGGCTCCGAAGGCTGCGCCCAAGGCTGCTCCGAAGGCTGCTCCCAAAGCACCAGCTCCTGCCGCTCAGGCTCCCGCCGGCGCGCCGCAGCAGGCTCCGGCGGACCAGCAGGTTCAGTTGATCTATCAGCCCTGGACCAAGTTCTGCATGAAGGGCCAGGACGCTAACGCCAAGCAGGTCTGCTTTACCGGCAAGGACGGCCGCATCGAATCCGGCCAGCCCGTCGTCGCCGCCGTCATCATCGAGCCGGAAGGCGAACCGAAGAAGCTGCTGCGCGTCACGCTGCCGCTCGGCATGCAGCTCGTTCACGGCACTCGCATCATCGTCGACCAGAACGCACCGGCGCAGAGCCCTTACGTGATCTGCTTCGCCAACGGCTGTATGTCGGATTACGAAGTGACGCCCGAACTGCTCGCCAACATGAAGAAGGGCCAGAACCTCGTGGTTCAGGCGATCAACGCCAATGGCGCGCCGCTGACGCTGGCGCTGCCGCTCGCCGAGTTCGCGAAGGCCTACGACGGTCCGCCGACCGATCCGAAGGTGTTCGAGGAAACGCAGAAGAAATTGCAGGAAGAGCTTCAGAAGCGCGCGGCGGAAGCCCGCCAGAAGCTGGAAAACGCGGCGCCTGCCGCCAATCCTGCGGCGAAGTAA
- the hspQ gene encoding heat shock protein HspQ gives MIKARTAKFQIGQIVRHRIFSFRGVIYDIDPEFNNTEEWWLSIPEEMRPHKDQPFYHLLAENSDSEYVAYVSEQNLLPDDSGEPIRHSQVAEIFIKDKSGSYRPRNPSLN, from the coding sequence ATGATAAAAGCGCGCACCGCCAAGTTTCAGATCGGCCAGATCGTCCGCCACCGGATTTTCTCTTTCCGTGGCGTGATTTACGATATCGATCCGGAATTCAACAACACCGAGGAATGGTGGCTGTCGATTCCCGAGGAAATGCGGCCCCACAAGGACCAGCCGTTCTATCACCTGCTGGCCGAAAACTCGGACTCCGAATACGTCGCCTACGTTTCGGAGCAGAACCTGCTGCCCGACGACTCGGGCGAGCCCATTCGCCACTCGCAGGTCGCCGAAATCTTCATCAAGGACAAATCCGGCAGCTACCGGCCGCGCAATCCGTCGTTGAACTGA